A single region of the Eulemur rufifrons isolate Redbay chromosome 8, OSU_ERuf_1, whole genome shotgun sequence genome encodes:
- the ARHGEF2 gene encoding rho guanine nucleotide exchange factor 2 isoform X9, producing the protein MREAKDARYTNGHLFTTISVSGMTMCYACNKSITAKEALICPTCNVTIHNRCKDTLANCTKVKQKQQKAALLKNNTALQSVSLRSKTTIRERPSSAIYPSDSFRQSLLGSRRGRSSLSLAKSVSTTNIAGHFNDESPLGLRRILSQSTDSLNMRNRTLSVESLIDEEVIYNELMSDFEMDEKDFAADSWSLAVDGSFLQQHKKEVMKQQDVIYELIQTELHHVRTLKIMTRLFRTGMLEELQLEPGVVQGLFPCVDELSDIHTRFLSQLLERRRQALCPGSTRNFVIHRLGDLLISQFSGPSAEQMRKTYSEFCSRHTKALKLYKELYARDKRFQQFIRKVTRSAVLKRHGVQECILLVTQRITKYPVLISRILQHSHGIEEERQDLTTALGLVKELLSNVDQDVHELEKGARLQEIYNRMDPRAQTPVPGKGPFGREELLRRKLIHDGCLLWKTAAGRFKDVLMLLMTDVLVFLQEKDQKYIFPTLDKPSVVSLQNLIVRDIANQEKGMFLISAAPPEMYEVHTASRDDRSTWIRVIQRSVCVCPSREDFPLIETEDEAYLRRIKMELQQKDRALVELLQEKVGLFAEMTHFQAEEDGSSGMSLPNLPRGLFRSESLESPRGERLLQDAIREVEGLKDLLVGPGVELLLTPREPTLALEPDSGGNTSPGVTANGETRTFNGSIELCRADSDSSQKDRNGNQLRSPQEEALQRLVNLYGLLHGLQAAVAQQDTLMEARFPEGPERREKLSRANSRDGEAGRAGAAPTAPEKQATELALLQRQHALLQEELRRCRRLGEERATEAGSLEARLRESEQARALLEREAEEARRQLAALGQTEPLPAEAPWARRPLDPRRRSLPAGDALYLSFNPPQPSRGPDRLDLPVTVRSIHRPFEDRERQELGSPEERLQDSSDPDTGSEEEGSSRLSPPHSPRDFTRMQDIPEETESRDGEPIASES; encoded by the exons ATGAGGGAAGCCAAGGATGCCCGCTATACCAATGGGCACCTCTTCACCACCATCTCAGTTTCAGGCATGACCATGTGCTATGCCTGCAACAAGAGCATCACAGCCAAGGAAGCCCTCATCTGCCCAA CCTGCAATGTGACTATCCACAACCGCTGTAAAGACACCCTCGCCAACTGTACCAAGGTCAAGCAGAAG CAACAGAAAGCCGCTCTGCTGAAGAACAACACTGCCTTACAGTCTGTTTCTCTTCGAAGTAAGA CCACCATCCGGGAGCGGCCCAGCTCTGCCATCTACCCCTCCGACAGCTTCCGGCAGTCCCTCCTTGGCTCCCGCCGTGGCCGCTCCTCCCTGTCTTTAGCCAAGAGTGTTTCTACCACCAACATTGCTGG ACATTTCAACGATGAGTCTCCCCTGGGGCTGCGCCGGATCCTCTCACAGTCCACAGACTCCCTCAACATGCGGAACCGAACTCTGTCTGTGGAGTCCCTCATTGATGAGG AGGTGATCTATAATGAGCTGATGAGTGACTTTGAGATGGATGAGAAGGACTTTGCAGCTGATTCCTGGAGCCTTGCTGTGGATGGTAGCTTCCTACAGCAGCATAAAAAGGAGGTGATGAAACAGCAGGATGTCATCTATG AGCTAATCCAGACAGAACTGCACCACGTGAGGACACTGAAGATCATGACCCGCCTCTTCCGCACGGGGATGCTGGAAGAGCTACAGTTGGAGCCGGGAGTGGTCCAGGGCCTGTTCCCCTGTGTGGATGAGCTCAGTGACATCCATACACGCTTCCTCAGCCAGCTGTTAGAACGCCGACGCCAGGCCCTGTGCCCTGGCAGCACCCGGAACTTTGTCATCCATCGCTTGGGTGACCTGCTTATCAGCCAG TTCTCAGGTCCCAGCGCAGAGCAGATGCGGAAGACCTACTCGGAATTCTGCAGCCGCCACACCAAGGCCTTAAAGCTCTATAAGGAGCTGTATGCCCGAGACAAACGCTTCCAACAATTCATCCGG AAAGTGACCCGCTCAGCTGTGCTGAAGCGGCATGGCGTACAGGAGTGCATCCTGCTGGTGACCCAGCGCATCACCAAGTACCCGGTGCTCATCAGCCGCATCCTGCAGCATTCCCACG GGATCGAGGAGGAGCGCCAAGACCTGACAACAGCACTGGGGCTAGTGAAAGAGTTGCTGTCCAATGTGGACCAGGACGTGCACGAACTGGAGAAAGGGGCCCGTCTGCAGGAGATCTACAACCGCATGGACCCTCGGGCCCAGACCCCAGTGCCTGGCAAGGGCCCCTTTGGCCGAGAGGAACTTCTGCGGCGCAAGCTCATTCACGACGGCTGCCTGCTGTGGAAGACAGCAGCCGGGCGCTTCAAAG ATGTGCTAATGCTGCTGATGACAGATGTGCTGGTATTTCTCCAGGAGAAGGACCAGAAGTACATCTTTCCTACCCTG GACAAGCCCTCAGTGGTATCACTGCAGAATTTAATCGTGCGGGACATCGCTAACCAGGAGAAGGGGATGTTTCTGATCAGCGCGGCCCCGCCCGAGATGTATGAGGTGCACACAGCCTCCCGGGATGACCGGAGCACGTGGATCCGCGTCATTCAGCGGAGTGTATGCGT ATGCCCATCCAGGGAGGACTTCCCCCTGATTGAGACAGAGGATGAGGCTTACCTGCGGCGAATCAAGA TGGAGTTGCAGCAGAAGGACCGGGCACTGGTGGAGCTGCTGCAAGAGAAGGTCGGGCTGTTTGCTGAGATGACCCATTTCCAGGCGGAAGAGGATGGCAGCAGTGGGATGTCCCTGCCCAACCTGCCCCGGGGCCTTTTCCGCTCAGAGTCCCTTGAGTCCCCTCGCGGCGAGCGGCTGCTGCAGGATGCCATCCGTGAGG TGGAGGGCCTGAAAGACCTGCTGGTGGGGCCTGGGGTGGAGTTGCTCTTGACGCCCCGAGAACCAACCTTGGCCTTGGAACCAGACAGCGGTGGTAACACGAGTCCTGGGGTCACTGCCA ACGGTGAGACCAGAACCTTCAATGGCTCCATTGAGCTCTGCAGAGCTGACTCAGACTCCAGCCAGAAG GATCGAAATGGAAATCAGCTGAGATCTCCCCAGGAG GAGGCGTTACAGCGATTGGTCAACCTCTATGGACTTCTACATGGCCTACAG GCGGCTGTGGCCCAGCAGGACACCTTGATGGAAGCCCGGTTCCCTGAGGGCCCTGAGCGGAGAGAAAAGCTGTCCCGAGCCAACTCTCGGGATGgggaggctggcagggctggCGCTGCCCCCACGGCTCCTGAAAAGCAGGCCACAGAACTGGCATTACTGCAGCGGCAACACGCACTGCTGCAGGAGGAATTGCGACGCTGCCGGCGGCTAGGCGAAGAACGAGCAACCGAGGCCGGCAGCCTGGAAGCCCGGCTCCGGGAGAGCGAGCAGGCCCGGGCTCTGCTGGAGCGGGAAGCTGAAGAGGCTCGCAGGCAACTGGCCGCCTTGGGCCAGACTGAGCCACTCCCAGCCGAGGCCCCCTGGGCCCGCAGGCCTCTGGACCCTCGGCGGCGTAGCCTCCCTGCAGGCGATGCCCTGTACTTGAGTTTCAACCCCCCACAG CCCAGCCGAGGCCCTGACCGCCTGGATCTGCCTGTGACTGTTCGCTCCATCCATCGACCCTTTGAGGATCGAGAGAGGCAGGAACTGGGTAGCCCCGAGGAACGGCTGCAAGACAGCAGTGACCCTGACACTGGCAGCGAGGAGGAAGGTAGCAGCCGTCTGTCTCCGCCCCACAGTCCACGAG ACTTCACCCGAATGCAGGACATCCCAGAGGAGACGGAGAGCCGCGACGGGGAGCCTATAGCCTCAGAGAGCTAA